The following are from one region of the Streptomyces decoyicus genome:
- a CDS encoding zinc-dependent metalloprotease, with product MSDTPFGFGLPPEEPEDGDNGKKKGGQGGSQGPADPFGFGGGSGGADNPFAALFGGMGGPGGEMNPGDLGAAFQKLGQMLSYEGGPVNWDMAKDIARQTVAQGAENGSKDASLSPGERTAVEEAVRLADLWLDGVTSLPSGSGSVVAWSRAEWVEETLPVWKDLVNPLAERVGAAMGDVLPEEMQAMAGPLLGMMRSMGGAMFGTQIGQALGVLAGEVVGSTDIGLPLGPAGKAALLPGNIATFGEGLGVPEEEVRLYLALREAAHQRLFAHVPWLRSHLFGAVEGYARGIKVDTTKLEDVVGQIDPQHPEELQNALQQGMFQPEDTPEQKAALARLETALALVEGWVDAVVHSAAKPHLPSADKLRETLRRRRASGGPAEQTFSTLIGLQLRPRRLRDASRLWASLTDARGLEGRDGLWEHPDMLPTAADLDDPDGFVHHEQPDFSELDKMLGEAASGGKPEPGKPAPGNDGPDEAPGESKGDDAT from the coding sequence GTGAGTGACACCCCATTTGGATTCGGCCTTCCGCCGGAGGAGCCGGAGGACGGCGACAACGGCAAGAAGAAGGGCGGCCAGGGAGGTAGCCAGGGCCCCGCGGACCCCTTCGGGTTCGGCGGCGGGAGCGGCGGCGCGGACAACCCGTTCGCGGCGCTCTTCGGCGGCATGGGCGGCCCCGGCGGCGAAATGAACCCTGGTGACCTGGGCGCCGCCTTCCAGAAGCTCGGGCAGATGCTCTCCTACGAGGGCGGCCCGGTGAACTGGGACATGGCCAAGGACATTGCGCGGCAGACCGTCGCACAGGGCGCCGAGAACGGCAGCAAGGACGCGAGCCTGTCGCCGGGCGAGCGGACCGCGGTCGAGGAGGCCGTGCGCCTCGCCGACCTGTGGCTGGACGGTGTGACGTCCCTGCCGTCGGGCTCCGGCTCGGTGGTGGCCTGGAGCCGCGCCGAGTGGGTCGAGGAGACCCTCCCGGTGTGGAAGGACCTGGTCAATCCGCTCGCCGAGCGTGTCGGGGCGGCCATGGGCGATGTGCTTCCCGAGGAGATGCAGGCCATGGCGGGCCCGCTGCTCGGGATGATGCGCTCCATGGGCGGCGCGATGTTCGGCACCCAGATCGGCCAGGCACTGGGCGTGCTCGCCGGTGAGGTCGTCGGTTCGACGGACATCGGACTTCCGCTGGGTCCGGCCGGCAAGGCCGCGCTGCTGCCCGGGAACATCGCGACGTTCGGCGAGGGCCTGGGCGTGCCGGAAGAGGAAGTGCGGCTGTATCTGGCCCTGCGTGAGGCCGCCCACCAGCGGCTCTTCGCCCATGTGCCGTGGCTGCGCTCGCATCTGTTCGGTGCCGTCGAGGGCTATGCGCGCGGCATCAAGGTCGACACCACCAAGCTGGAGGATGTGGTCGGCCAGATCGATCCGCAGCATCCCGAAGAGCTTCAGAACGCCCTCCAGCAGGGCATGTTCCAGCCCGAGGACACCCCGGAGCAGAAGGCGGCTCTGGCGAGGCTGGAGACCGCGCTGGCGCTGGTCGAGGGCTGGGTGGACGCGGTGGTGCACTCCGCCGCCAAGCCGCATCTGCCGTCCGCGGACAAGCTCCGTGAGACGCTGCGGCGGCGCCGGGCGAGCGGTGGCCCCGCCGAGCAGACGTTCTCGACGCTGATCGGTCTGCAGCTGCGTCCGCGGCGGCTGCGGGACGCCTCGCGACTGTGGGCCTCGCTGACGGACGCGCGGGGCCTGGAGGGCCGCGACGGCCTCTGGGAGCACCCGGACATGCTGCCGACGGCGGCCGATCTGGACGACCCGGACGGCTTTGTGCACCACGAGCAGCCGGACTTCTCCGAGCTCGACAAGATGCTCGGCGAGGCCGCGAGCGGCGGCAAGCCGGAACCGGGCAAGCCCGCCCCGGGGAACGACGGCCCGGACGAGGCCCCCGGTGAGAGCAAGGGTGACGACGCCACGTGA
- a CDS encoding SDR family oxidoreductase: MSSPDPTVRAARNAAAQTEKTGTSAGGTTDRPLRRPVVAVTGAASGVGALLTRALVASDEVKEVVAIDERRGDVAEAHWHVLDVRDPAIAEKLRGADVVVHLALDLDLETDAAARTAYNVRGTQTVLTAAAAAGVHRVVLCTSAMVYGALPDNDVPLAEDAELRATADATGVGDLLEIEHLAHRAPRAHPGLNVTVLRPTVLVGGTDTALTRYFESPRLLVVAGSRPAWQFCHVEDLVSALEFAALEKVDGELAVGCDGWLEQEEVEELSGIRRMELPSSVALGAAARLHRIGLTPSPAGDLAYTMHPWVVSGSRLHDAGWRPRWTNEEVLAELLEEVAGRHTVAGRRLGRKDATAAGAAGATVALLGTAALVRRARKARRRL, translated from the coding sequence GTGAGTTCCCCAGATCCGACCGTTCGCGCAGCGCGAAACGCTGCGGCCCAGACCGAGAAGACAGGCACCAGCGCAGGCGGGACCACGGACCGGCCGCTGCGCAGGCCCGTGGTGGCCGTCACCGGAGCCGCCTCCGGAGTCGGTGCGCTGCTGACGCGCGCCCTGGTCGCCTCGGACGAGGTCAAGGAGGTGGTGGCCATCGACGAGCGGCGCGGCGACGTCGCCGAGGCGCACTGGCACGTCCTGGACGTCCGGGACCCGGCCATCGCCGAAAAGCTGCGCGGCGCGGATGTCGTCGTGCACCTGGCGCTCGACCTCGACCTGGAGACCGACGCCGCCGCGCGCACCGCGTACAACGTGCGCGGCACCCAGACCGTGCTCACCGCCGCCGCGGCCGCCGGCGTCCACCGGGTGGTGCTGTGCACCTCCGCCATGGTCTACGGGGCGCTGCCCGACAACGACGTTCCGCTGGCCGAGGACGCCGAGCTGCGGGCCACCGCGGACGCCACCGGTGTCGGCGACCTCCTGGAGATCGAACACCTCGCACACCGCGCCCCGCGTGCACACCCCGGCCTGAACGTCACCGTGCTGCGCCCCACCGTCCTGGTGGGCGGCACGGACACCGCGCTGACCCGCTACTTCGAATCGCCCCGCCTCCTGGTCGTCGCCGGATCCCGCCCCGCCTGGCAGTTCTGCCATGTCGAGGACCTGGTCAGCGCGCTGGAGTTCGCCGCGCTGGAGAAGGTCGACGGCGAGCTGGCGGTGGGCTGCGACGGCTGGCTGGAGCAGGAGGAGGTCGAGGAGCTCTCCGGCATCCGTCGCATGGAGCTGCCGTCCTCGGTGGCCCTGGGCGCCGCCGCCCGGCTGCACCGCATCGGCCTGACGCCGTCGCCCGCAGGGGACCTCGCGTACACGATGCACCCGTGGGTGGTCAGCGGCAGCCGGCTGCACGATGCCGGCTGGCGGCCCCGGTGGACGAACGAGGAGGTGCTCGCCGAGCTCCTGGAGGAGGTCGCCGGACGGCACACCGTCGCCGGCCGCCGGCTGGGCCGCAAGGACGCCACCGCCGCGGGTGCCGCCGGTGCCACCGTCGCACTGCTGGGCACCGCCGCTCTGGTGCGGCGCGCCCGTAAGGCCCGCCGCCGCCTCTGA
- a CDS encoding molybdenum cofactor biosynthesis protein MoaE: MSGTPSPSSPGRDHPGEQAAADPIRLLEIRDTALSVDEVFAAVGDTAAGGTALFVGTVRSHDNGADVDGLGYSAHPTAEAEMRRIAEKVIADFPVRALAAVHRVGDLRIGDLAVVVAVSCPHRGEAFEACRKLIDDLKHEVPIWKHQTFSDGTEEWVGA, from the coding sequence ATGTCTGGCACGCCCTCCCCTTCGTCCCCCGGCCGCGACCACCCCGGTGAGCAGGCCGCGGCGGATCCGATCCGCCTCCTGGAGATCCGCGACACCGCACTGTCCGTGGACGAGGTGTTCGCGGCCGTGGGAGACACGGCAGCGGGCGGCACGGCCCTGTTCGTCGGCACGGTCCGCTCGCACGACAACGGCGCCGACGTCGACGGCCTGGGCTACTCCGCGCACCCGACGGCCGAGGCGGAGATGCGCCGGATCGCCGAGAAGGTGATCGCCGACTTCCCGGTGCGGGCGCTGGCCGCCGTCCACCGCGTGGGCGATCTGCGCATCGGTGATCTTGCCGTGGTCGTCGCGGTGTCCTGCCCGCACCGGGGCGAGGCCTTCGAGGCCTGCCGCAAGCTGATCGACGACCTCAAGCACGAGGTACCGATCTGGAAGCATCAGACGTTTTCCGACGGCACCGAAGAATGGGTAGGCGCGTAG
- a CDS encoding YlbL family protein — protein sequence MPRRTATLLASTLMLIALLCAGVLIPVPYAEMSPGPTVNTLGDHDGEPVLQISQRKTYPTTGHLNMTTVRVTGPDYHMNLFEAVYGWLDHDNAVVPHKTLYPEGQTAEQADQENAEEFSQSQESAKASALSQLRVPFASQTVVGSVVKDKPADGRLHAGDVIKAVDGTEVKQVGDVAKLVTRHKPGGKVVFTIIPVKDAAAAEKQGKKPQAGAKQIAITTQKADDGRAIVGIQAGVDHLFPFPIDVKLADVGGPSAGLMFALGIVDKLTPGDMTGGKFVAGTGTIDDQGKVGPIGGISMKTVGARDKGAEFFLTPKENCAAAAKDTPQGLTLVKVGTIGDAVKALEKIRKGDTAGLPSCSPAARS from the coding sequence ATGCCACGCCGCACCGCGACGCTGCTCGCCTCGACCCTGATGCTGATCGCGCTGCTCTGCGCCGGGGTGCTGATCCCCGTGCCGTATGCCGAGATGTCACCGGGACCGACGGTCAACACCCTCGGTGATCACGACGGCGAGCCGGTGCTGCAGATCTCGCAGCGCAAGACGTACCCGACGACCGGTCATCTCAACATGACCACCGTCCGCGTCACGGGCCCCGACTACCACATGAACCTCTTCGAGGCGGTGTACGGCTGGCTCGACCACGACAACGCCGTGGTGCCGCACAAGACGCTCTACCCCGAGGGGCAGACGGCCGAGCAGGCCGATCAGGAGAACGCCGAGGAGTTCAGCCAGTCCCAGGAGAGCGCCAAGGCCTCCGCTCTCAGCCAGCTGCGCGTCCCGTTCGCCAGCCAGACCGTCGTCGGGTCCGTCGTCAAGGACAAGCCGGCCGACGGGCGGCTGCACGCGGGCGATGTGATCAAGGCAGTGGACGGCACGGAGGTCAAGCAGGTGGGCGATGTCGCCAAGCTCGTCACCCGCCACAAGCCGGGTGGGAAGGTCGTCTTCACGATCATCCCCGTCAAGGACGCCGCCGCGGCGGAGAAGCAGGGCAAGAAGCCCCAGGCCGGCGCGAAGCAGATCGCGATCACCACGCAGAAGGCGGACGACGGCCGTGCCATCGTGGGCATCCAGGCCGGGGTGGATCACCTCTTCCCGTTCCCCATCGACGTCAAGCTGGCCGATGTCGGCGGCCCGAGCGCCGGGCTGATGTTCGCGCTCGGCATCGTCGACAAGCTCACGCCCGGGGACATGACGGGCGGCAAGTTCGTGGCCGGTACGGGCACCATCGACGACCAGGGCAAGGTCGGCCCGATCGGTGGCATCTCGATGAAGACGGTCGGTGCGCGGGACAAGGGCGCGGAGTTCTTCCTGACGCCCAAGGAGAACTGCGCCGCCGCGGCCAAGGACACCCCGCAGGGGCTCACCCTGGTCAAGGTCGGCACCATAGGCGACGCCGTCAAGGCGCTGGAGAAGATCCGCAAGGGCGACACCGCCGGGCTGCCGAGCTGTAGCCCCGCAGCCCGGTCCTAG
- a CDS encoding PPA1309 family protein, with protein MTNLPVDGTPLAADPLTRAVLEIDEYSAGLGWDQPARLFALVDTAKLRAQEPSLAAQLGIDDSTTASLTPVEQDEIPAGVPLDEFLATIAWPDAVAGCALTVERLMLPPSAEDSEPEGMDEAQLAKWVARHPDRQEVRMTVAVLRDGRRESALRLREKDSTSEVLTGSALVPGLAEALAATFEG; from the coding sequence ATGACCAACCTCCCCGTTGACGGCACCCCCCTCGCCGCCGACCCCCTGACCCGCGCGGTGCTCGAAATCGACGAGTACAGCGCCGGGCTCGGCTGGGATCAGCCCGCCCGACTGTTCGCCCTCGTCGACACCGCCAAGCTGCGCGCGCAGGAGCCCTCGCTCGCCGCCCAGCTCGGCATCGACGACTCCACCACCGCGTCCCTGACCCCCGTGGAACAGGACGAGATCCCGGCGGGCGTCCCGCTGGACGAGTTCCTCGCCACCATCGCCTGGCCGGATGCCGTGGCCGGCTGCGCACTGACCGTGGAGCGGCTGATGCTGCCGCCGTCCGCGGAGGACTCCGAGCCCGAGGGCATGGACGAGGCGCAGCTCGCCAAGTGGGTCGCCCGGCACCCGGACCGCCAGGAGGTCCGGATGACGGTGGCAGTACTGCGCGACGGACGGCGTGAGTCGGCGCTGCGGCTGCGCGAGAAGGACTCCACGTCCGAGGTGCTCACCGGCTCGGCGCTGGTGCCGGGCCTCGCGGAAGCGCTGGCGGCGACGTTCGAGGGCTGA
- a CDS encoding UPF0182 family membrane protein, with the protein MTLGVLAVLAMLFVMFAGFWTDWLWYRSVKYSSVFTTTLWTKIGLFFSFGVLMAVAVGVNVWLAHRLRPPLSAMSVEQQSLDRYRMGIAPFKKWALIAVTAVIGLIAGASASGEWRTWLQWVNGVPFGKTDPQFGKDIAFYTFDLPWYRFLLSFGFACAVLCLVAAALTHYLYGGLRLTSPGSRATAAATGHLSVLLGIFVSLKAIAYWLDRYGLAVKSSGLKSADNWTGLRYVDANAYLPAKTILFFIAAICAVLFFATLWRRTWQLPVIGFGLMVLSAVLIGGLYPAIVQKFQVQPNEQAKEAPYIKQNIKATRDAYDIQDSEVTPYKGDYQPTGKADSERLRDDADTTASMRLLDPNVVSPAFQQQQQVRGYYQFPSTLDVDRYKDKGGAEQDTVIGLRELNIAGIPERNWINDHFKYTHGYGAVAAKGTEASEGGGPKYTESDLPSKGQLPPYQQRVYYGEKTSQYSIVGGPQKELDYSDDSGEKSYSYKGNSGVNLSNPVNRAAYAVAFGEPQILYSGAIGEGSRILYNRTPKERVESVAPWLTIDGDAYPAVMDGRIKWIVDAYTTSNGYPYASRTTLGDSTADSLTDGQRAVVAQQNQVNYIRNSVKATVDAYDGSVKLYQWDDKDPVLKTWMKSFPGTVEKKSAISPALKEHLRYPQDLFKVQRQLLTTYHVTDPGTFYTGSERWQIPNDPTTKSGNAVPPYYLSMKMPDQKNRQFSLTTTFTPNKRDNLGAFMAVDANATSGDYGKIRLLKLPSETPVPGPQLVQSKFNSDPVIANELNILKKFGDSEIEYGNLLTVPLDGGLLYVEPVYLRGANTNYPLLKKVLVSYGDNKPVLEDSLKDALDVVFGKKAPSTGTEEPPGGDTGKQPPSGQTVQQALGDAQKAYEEGEKARASGDWAGYGEAQKKLKAALDRAAKASEKGGKPGS; encoded by the coding sequence ATGACGTTGGGTGTGCTGGCCGTCTTGGCCATGCTCTTCGTGATGTTTGCGGGGTTCTGGACCGATTGGCTCTGGTACCGCTCGGTCAAGTACTCCTCGGTCTTCACCACCACCCTGTGGACCAAGATCGGCCTGTTCTTCTCCTTCGGCGTCCTGATGGCCGTGGCCGTCGGCGTCAATGTCTGGCTGGCGCACCGGCTGCGGCCGCCGCTGAGCGCGATGTCCGTGGAGCAGCAGAGCCTGGACCGCTACCGGATGGGGATCGCCCCGTTCAAGAAGTGGGCGCTGATCGCGGTCACCGCGGTGATCGGCCTGATCGCCGGGGCCTCCGCCTCCGGTGAGTGGCGTACCTGGCTCCAGTGGGTCAACGGCGTGCCGTTCGGCAAGACGGACCCGCAGTTCGGCAAGGACATCGCCTTCTACACCTTCGACCTGCCCTGGTACCGCTTCCTGTTGAGCTTCGGCTTCGCCTGCGCGGTGCTGTGCCTGGTCGCCGCGGCTCTGACGCACTACCTCTACGGCGGGCTGCGGCTGACCAGCCCCGGCTCGCGGGCGACCGCGGCCGCCACCGGCCATCTGTCGGTGCTGCTGGGCATTTTCGTCTCGCTCAAGGCGATCGCGTACTGGCTCGACCGGTACGGCCTGGCGGTCAAGTCCAGCGGCCTGAAGTCGGCCGACAACTGGACGGGCCTGCGGTATGTCGACGCCAACGCCTATCTCCCGGCGAAGACGATCCTGTTCTTCATCGCGGCGATCTGCGCGGTGCTGTTCTTCGCCACCCTCTGGCGGCGGACGTGGCAGCTGCCGGTGATCGGCTTCGGCCTGATGGTGCTCTCGGCGGTCCTCATCGGCGGGCTCTATCCGGCGATCGTGCAGAAGTTCCAGGTCCAGCCGAACGAGCAGGCCAAGGAAGCGCCGTACATCAAGCAGAACATCAAGGCGACCCGGGATGCGTACGACATCCAGGACTCCGAGGTCACGCCGTACAAGGGCGACTACCAGCCCACCGGCAAGGCGGACAGCGAGCGGCTGCGCGATGACGCCGACACCACGGCCAGCATGCGGCTGCTCGACCCGAACGTGGTCTCGCCGGCCTTCCAGCAACAGCAGCAGGTGCGCGGGTACTACCAGTTCCCCTCCACCCTCGACGTCGACCGCTACAAGGACAAGGGCGGCGCCGAGCAGGACACCGTCATCGGTCTGCGTGAGCTGAACATCGCCGGTATCCCCGAGCGCAACTGGATCAACGACCACTTCAAGTACACCCACGGCTACGGCGCGGTCGCCGCCAAGGGGACCGAGGCCTCCGAAGGCGGTGGTCCGAAGTACACCGAGTCGGATCTGCCGTCCAAGGGGCAGCTCCCCCCGTACCAGCAGCGGGTGTACTACGGCGAGAAGACCTCGCAGTACTCCATCGTCGGCGGTCCGCAGAAGGAACTGGACTACTCCGACGACAGCGGCGAGAAGAGCTACAGCTACAAGGGCAACAGCGGCGTCAACCTCTCCAACCCGGTCAACCGTGCCGCTTACGCGGTGGCGTTCGGGGAGCCGCAGATCCTCTACTCCGGCGCGATCGGCGAGGGCTCGCGGATCCTGTACAACCGCACGCCCAAGGAGCGCGTCGAATCCGTCGCCCCCTGGCTGACCATCGACGGCGACGCCTACCCGGCGGTCATGGACGGCCGGATCAAGTGGATCGTGGACGCCTACACCACCAGCAACGGCTATCCGTACGCCTCGCGCACCACGCTCGGGGACAGCACGGCCGATTCGCTCACCGACGGACAGCGGGCGGTGGTGGCCCAGCAGAACCAGGTCAACTACATCCGTAACTCCGTCAAGGCGACGGTGGACGCCTACGACGGTTCGGTCAAGCTCTACCAGTGGGACGACAAGGACCCGGTCCTCAAGACCTGGATGAAGTCCTTCCCCGGCACGGTCGAGAAGAAGAGCGCCATCAGCCCGGCGCTCAAGGAGCACCTGCGCTACCCGCAGGACCTCTTCAAGGTGCAGCGTCAGCTGCTGACCACGTACCACGTCACCGATCCGGGGACCTTCTACACCGGCTCCGAGCGCTGGCAGATCCCGAACGACCCGACGACCAAGTCGGGCAACGCCGTACCGCCGTACTACCTGAGCATGAAGATGCCGGACCAGAAGAACCGCCAGTTCTCGCTGACGACGACCTTCACGCCCAACAAGCGCGACAACCTCGGTGCGTTCATGGCCGTCGACGCCAATGCGACCAGCGGCGACTACGGCAAGATCAGACTGCTGAAGCTGCCGTCGGAGACACCGGTGCCCGGCCCGCAGCTGGTGCAGTCGAAGTTCAACTCCGATCCGGTCATCGCCAATGAACTCAACATCCTCAAGAAGTTCGGCGACTCGGAGATCGAGTACGGCAATCTGCTGACCGTGCCCCTGGACGGCGGACTGCTCTACGTCGAACCGGTGTATCTGCGGGGCGCCAACACCAACTACCCGCTCCTGAAGAAGGTGCTGGTCAGCTACGGCGACAACAAGCCCGTCCTGGAGGACTCCCTCAAGGACGCGCTGGATGTGGTCTTCGGCAAGAAGGCGCCCAGTACGGGCACCGAGGAGCCGCCGGGCGGCGACACCGGTAAGCAGCCCCCGTCCGGCCAGACGGTGCAGCAGGCCCTGGGCGACGCCCAGAAGGCCTACGAAGAGGGCGAGAAGGCGCGTGCCTCGGGCGACTGGGCCGGTTACGGCGAGGCCCAGAAGAAGCTCAAGGCGGCGCTGGACCGCGCGGCGAAGGCGTCCGAGAAGGGCGGCAAGCCGGGCAGCTGA
- a CDS encoding tetratricopeptide repeat protein — protein sequence MGLMGDKARLLETDRFVHAPDDGRESELHMDAMEAAEAAEASDAVTESGHRRAAEAGDTAAMSALGAMLLRRGDLDGAEPHLRSAAAAGDRAAANNLGVLLHQRGYGDEAAGWWRIAAVAGSAAAAHALGRHYRERGDEPAAEYWLRQSAESGHCLGAYALADLLEHRGDIGAERWFRTAAERGHREAAYRLARLIEDGRDAERRAVPAYGELTQQEEAEQWYRQAAARGHRRAALQLGALLEERGDVQEAGRWYLSAAKDGEARAACALGFLLRDAGDEESAAEWWRRAAQDGDGNAANALGALHADRGELQTAERWYRVALDAGDVNGAYNIGLLCAEQGREGRGEQWYRRAAYAGHREAANALAILLLQRGDASGAEPWFSKAAEAGSVDAAFNLGILFAGRGAERTAHTWYERAAAAGHTEAALQVAIVQLRDGELQDAERNLRCAAGGGSAEAAFRLADLLDRRAAAAGEGLADSERTADDESVQWYERAARQGHRRAQVRVGMFAAARGDAVEAADWYRAAAEAGSRNGAFNLGLLLAREGSLPEAALWWQRAAESGHGRAALRLALLAARRGALAEAQSWCARAVELGPPEVAERAARLRTALQEELSA from the coding sequence ATGGGTCTTATGGGGGACAAGGCAAGGTTGTTGGAGACGGACCGGTTTGTGCATGCGCCCGACGACGGGCGCGAATCCGAGCTGCACATGGACGCGATGGAGGCCGCGGAGGCTGCCGAAGCGTCCGATGCCGTGACCGAGTCCGGCCACCGCCGGGCCGCCGAGGCGGGCGACACCGCCGCCATGAGCGCGCTCGGCGCGATGCTGCTGCGCCGTGGTGACCTCGACGGCGCCGAGCCGCATCTGCGCTCCGCGGCCGCCGCCGGTGACCGCGCCGCGGCCAACAACCTCGGCGTCCTGCTGCACCAGCGGGGCTACGGGGACGAGGCGGCCGGCTGGTGGCGCATCGCGGCCGTCGCCGGCTCCGCCGCCGCCGCGCACGCCCTCGGGCGCCACTACCGCGAACGCGGTGACGAGCCGGCGGCCGAGTACTGGCTGCGCCAGTCCGCGGAGTCCGGCCACTGCCTGGGCGCGTACGCCCTCGCCGACCTCCTGGAGCACCGCGGCGACATCGGCGCCGAGCGCTGGTTCCGTACGGCCGCCGAGCGTGGCCACCGCGAGGCCGCCTACCGCCTCGCGCGGCTCATCGAGGACGGCCGCGACGCGGAACGGCGTGCGGTCCCCGCGTACGGCGAGCTGACCCAGCAGGAGGAGGCCGAGCAGTGGTACCGCCAGGCCGCGGCGCGGGGCCACCGCCGGGCGGCGCTGCAACTGGGCGCGCTGCTGGAGGAGCGCGGTGACGTCCAGGAGGCGGGCCGCTGGTACCTGTCCGCCGCCAAGGACGGCGAGGCGCGCGCGGCCTGTGCGCTGGGCTTCCTGCTGCGTGACGCGGGGGACGAGGAGAGCGCCGCGGAGTGGTGGCGGCGGGCGGCCCAGGACGGCGATGGCAACGCTGCCAATGCGCTCGGTGCGCTGCACGCCGACCGCGGTGAACTCCAGACCGCCGAGCGCTGGTACCGCGTCGCGCTGGACGCCGGGGATGTGAACGGCGCCTACAACATCGGGTTGCTCTGCGCCGAGCAGGGCCGGGAGGGGCGCGGTGAGCAGTGGTACCGCCGGGCCGCCTACGCCGGGCACCGTGAGGCCGCCAACGCGCTGGCCATCCTGCTGCTCCAGCGCGGTGACGCCTCGGGGGCCGAGCCGTGGTTCTCCAAGGCGGCCGAAGCGGGCAGCGTGGATGCCGCGTTCAACCTCGGCATCCTCTTCGCCGGGCGCGGTGCGGAGCGTACGGCGCACACCTGGTACGAGCGGGCGGCCGCGGCCGGGCACACGGAGGCGGCCCTCCAGGTCGCCATCGTGCAGCTGCGGGACGGTGAGCTGCAGGACGCGGAGCGGAATCTGCGCTGTGCGGCCGGCGGCGGCAGCGCCGAGGCGGCCTTCCGGCTCGCGGATCTGCTCGACCGCAGGGCGGCGGCCGCGGGCGAGGGGCTGGCCGACAGCGAGCGCACGGCGGACGACGAGAGCGTGCAGTGGTACGAGCGAGCCGCGCGGCAGGGCCACCGTCGCGCCCAGGTCCGGGTTGGCATGTTCGCGGCGGCTCGCGGGGATGCCGTCGAGGCCGCCGACTGGTACCGCGCGGCGGCCGAGGCCGGCAGCCGTAACGGCGCCTTCAACCTCGGGCTGCTGCTGGCCCGCGAGGGCAGCCTTCCCGAGGCCGCCCTGTGGTGGCAGCGTGCCGCCGAGAGCGGCCATGGCCGGGCCGCGCTGCGGCTGGCGCTGCTCGCCGCCCGGCGCGGTGCGCTCGCGGAGGCGCAGAGCTGGTGTGCGCGCGCCGTCGAGCTGGGGCCGCCGGAGGTGGCGGAGCGTGCGGCGCGGTTGCGGACGGCGCTCCAGGAGGAGCTCAGCGCCTAG